A region of Polyangiaceae bacterium DNA encodes the following proteins:
- a CDS encoding biopolymer transporter ExbD has protein sequence MFVSRLDSLAPCVLVFALAATGCDEGNSSSKPAASAAPSASVAKAPAPPPKPTKVPALIVDSLGPYLGITRIDVKAENWREKMAAVIKEFPIKADEPVTVVAEKRAATPYVAALVDELGKAGATKVLLKTDGRDDVPKELMVVPPSKVSSPPGCSVTVSVLKDLSTAVWPIKGATAKRQRKGLAGPDLSNTADTIKKDLAGCDSSYAFFSADDSIGWEMAYNLAGTLKVVDDKSDKKKIETLVLLAESPVAGRAVVLGK, from the coding sequence ATGTTCGTCTCTCGGCTCGACTCCCTCGCCCCTTGTGTCCTCGTGTTTGCACTCGCCGCGACCGGCTGTGACGAAGGCAATTCCTCCAGCAAGCCTGCGGCAAGCGCGGCGCCGAGTGCATCGGTCGCGAAGGCGCCAGCGCCTCCGCCGAAGCCGACCAAGGTGCCGGCGCTCATCGTGGACTCGCTGGGTCCGTACTTGGGGATCACGCGCATCGACGTGAAGGCGGAGAACTGGCGCGAGAAGATGGCGGCGGTGATCAAGGAGTTTCCGATCAAGGCGGACGAGCCGGTGACGGTGGTGGCGGAAAAGCGTGCGGCGACGCCGTACGTGGCGGCGCTGGTGGACGAGCTTGGGAAGGCGGGCGCGACGAAGGTGCTGCTGAAGACGGATGGTCGCGATGACGTGCCGAAGGAGCTGATGGTGGTGCCTCCGAGCAAGGTGTCGTCGCCGCCGGGGTGTTCGGTGACGGTGAGCGTGCTGAAGGATTTGTCGACGGCGGTGTGGCCAATCAAAGGGGCCACGGCGAAGCGGCAGCGCAAAGGTTTGGCCGGGCCGGATTTGTCGAATACGGCGGATACGATCAAGAAAGACCTTGCGGGGTGTGATTCGTCGTATGCGTTTTTCTCGGCGGATGATTCGATTGGCTGGGAAATGGCGTACAACTTGGCGGGCACGCTGAAGGTCGTGGACGACAAGAGCGACAAGAAGAAGATTGAAACGCTGGTGTTATTGGCGGAATCGCCGGTTGCGGGGCGAGCGGTGGTGCTGGGGAAGTGA
- a CDS encoding DUF2085 domain-containing protein, which produces MDGLARGDGASRQEATGEDDGLKRDSRFIYALRAIGVLIALSPFWATVAARVSSPGASELIYAIFSPVCHNRPARTLELFGVLMPLCSRCLGIFIGFGTAGVFPYPRWGIRASLGYGFVASVVMVADVIMQDLGMHPIWHSVRILTGILWGHVCGLGVLAVGRWGDQTRKRSASKRYLP; this is translated from the coding sequence ATGGATGGACTTGCAAGAGGTGATGGCGCGTCTCGGCAAGAAGCCACCGGGGAAGACGACGGGCTGAAGCGCGATTCGCGGTTCATTTACGCATTACGCGCGATTGGGGTATTGATTGCGCTGTCGCCATTTTGGGCGACCGTGGCGGCGCGCGTCTCATCGCCGGGCGCAAGCGAATTGATTTATGCAATTTTTTCGCCGGTTTGTCACAACAGACCTGCGCGGACGCTGGAGCTATTCGGCGTATTGATGCCGTTATGCAGCCGGTGTCTTGGTATTTTTATTGGGTTTGGCACGGCAGGGGTATTTCCGTATCCGCGGTGGGGCATTCGCGCGAGTTTGGGATACGGGTTTGTCGCGAGCGTCGTGATGGTGGCGGATGTGATCATGCAGGATTTGGGCATGCATCCGATATGGCATTCCGTGCGCATATTGACGGGCATCTTATGGGGGCACGTGTGTGGACTTGGGGTATTGGCGGTGGGGAGGTGGGGGGACCAAACCAGGAAGCGATCTGCATCGAAGAGGTATTTGCCTTGA
- a CDS encoding uracil-DNA glycosylase: MGRLSVLAAEVQGCRRCRLAEARTQTVFSRGDPFAELCFVGEGPGAEEDRLGEPFVGAAGQLLDKMIAAMGYRRDEVYVCNIVKCRPPDNRKPAPDEMEACKAHLVQQLDLCRPKYIVALGATAIQGLLGTTEGIMRLRGKWKLYRGIPVMPTFHPAYLLRQPTAKREVWMDLQEVMARLGKKPPGKTTG; encoded by the coding sequence ATGGGGCGCTTGTCGGTGCTTGCGGCCGAAGTTCAGGGGTGTCGGCGATGTCGATTGGCCGAGGCGCGGACGCAGACGGTGTTTTCGCGAGGCGATCCGTTTGCGGAGCTATGTTTCGTGGGTGAAGGGCCTGGCGCCGAGGAAGATCGGTTGGGCGAGCCGTTCGTGGGGGCGGCCGGGCAACTGCTCGACAAGATGATTGCGGCGATGGGGTATCGACGTGACGAGGTGTACGTCTGCAACATCGTGAAGTGTCGTCCGCCGGACAATCGCAAGCCTGCGCCGGACGAGATGGAGGCGTGTAAGGCGCATTTGGTGCAGCAGCTCGATTTGTGCCGGCCCAAATACATCGTGGCGCTCGGTGCGACGGCGATTCAGGGGCTGCTCGGGACGACGGAGGGCATCATGAGGCTTCGGGGCAAGTGGAAGCTTTATCGAGGGATCCCGGTGATGCCGACGTTTCACCCGGCGTATTTGTTGCGACAGCCGACGGCGAAAAGGGAAGTATGGATGGACTTGCAAGAGGTGATGGCGCGTCTCGGCAAGAAGCCACCGGGGAAGACGACGGGCTGA
- the trxB gene encoding thioredoxin-disulfide reductase, translated as MTDTSVRNVIIIGSGPAGLTASIYAARANLKPLCIEGFNAGGLIPGGQLMFTTDVENYPGFPHKVTGQELMQRFRDQAEHQGTEIVTADVTKVDFSQRPFKVWVEDTMYLAKTVIIATGARANYLGLPSEEALKNKGVSACAVCDGALYRGRDVAVVGGGDTAMEEASYLAGLCSSVTLVHRRDEFRASKAMVARVVENPKIKILYSHVVDEVLDVKEDQVTGMVVRSLKTGEKTAVPIAAFFVAIGHTPMTELFLGQLEVHPNGYLKTVPGSTRTSVPGVFAAGDVQDWTYRQAVTAAGTGCMAALDAERFMQQEGAH; from the coding sequence ATGACCGACACAAGCGTTCGCAACGTCATCATCATTGGTTCTGGCCCCGCGGGCCTGACGGCTTCCATCTACGCAGCTCGCGCGAACTTGAAGCCGCTTTGCATCGAGGGGTTCAACGCCGGCGGGCTGATTCCCGGCGGCCAGCTCATGTTCACGACGGACGTCGAGAACTACCCGGGCTTCCCGCACAAGGTCACGGGCCAGGAGCTCATGCAGCGTTTCCGTGACCAGGCCGAGCACCAAGGCACCGAGATCGTCACGGCTGACGTGACCAAGGTCGACTTCTCGCAGCGTCCGTTCAAGGTCTGGGTCGAGGACACGATGTACCTCGCGAAGACCGTCATCATTGCGACGGGGGCGCGCGCGAACTACCTGGGTTTGCCCTCGGAAGAAGCGCTGAAAAACAAGGGCGTCAGCGCATGTGCCGTGTGCGACGGAGCGCTGTATCGAGGCCGAGACGTCGCGGTCGTGGGTGGTGGAGACACGGCGATGGAGGAAGCGAGTTACCTCGCGGGCTTGTGTTCCTCGGTGACGCTCGTGCATCGGCGTGACGAGTTCCGTGCGTCGAAGGCGATGGTCGCGCGCGTCGTGGAGAACCCGAAAATCAAGATTCTCTACAGCCATGTCGTCGACGAAGTGCTCGACGTGAAAGAGGATCAGGTCACGGGCATGGTCGTGCGGAGCCTGAAGACGGGCGAGAAGACGGCGGTGCCCATCGCGGCATTTTTCGTGGCGATTGGTCACACGCCGATGACCGAGCTTTTCCTTGGGCAGCTCGAGGTGCATCCGAACGGGTACTTGAAGACGGTGCCGGGTTCGACGCGGACGAGCGTTCCGGGCGTGTTTGCTGCGGGTGACGTGCAGGATTGGACGTACAGGCAAGCGGTCACGGCCGCGGGGACGGGGTGCATGGCGGCGCTCGATGCCGAACGATTCATGCAGCAGGAAGGCGCGCACTGA
- a CDS encoding outer membrane protein transport protein: MGAKRIVIGAAVASLGLGFANSAFASSGLDSPDSGVIQVGRGATYVARADDPLATVFNPAGLAHQKSGVFIGAHLMFSNRCFSRRNPDGSPVSPGASLPGPGAPGGPEDPVCADMTPFPNPQIAANFRISDRFAVGIAVLGPHGVGNVSWPESVSYTNQLGLSTTQPAPNRFMLVEQESLLINPTVSVSYAIKDWLSIGAGFIWGVASVKFVNFSESTSQVANDDFAGNQEVRASLSAVDGFIPGFVVGVLASPHKRLDLGAQVRWQDAVSARSTVQLESLYWKSGGTKNDAPCAGVAADCNITNRDDAGSVKLNVPFTARFGFRYHSPQKQGSLVPKVGRKVRDTLVDDRFDVELDFTYAHNSVVDNMEVRFEPGIRVNGTPGYVPENADIPHKWKNVFGARLGGDYVFIPGFLAARAGAWFETNGQDPEYLNTDFHLGYRVGVNAGATVRLGRFDVSLAYQHTFFETFDNGGNGKLKGLSGDATTGYRTVHNINGGKLTSSLDEVALGATFRF; this comes from the coding sequence ATGGGTGCAAAGCGGATCGTAATTGGCGCGGCCGTGGCATCGCTCGGCCTTGGATTTGCGAATTCGGCGTTCGCTTCTTCGGGCCTCGATTCTCCCGATAGCGGTGTCATCCAAGTCGGTCGCGGAGCGACGTACGTGGCCCGCGCCGACGATCCGCTCGCCACGGTGTTCAATCCGGCAGGGCTCGCCCATCAAAAATCCGGGGTGTTCATCGGGGCGCACTTGATGTTCTCGAACCGCTGCTTTTCGCGGCGTAATCCCGACGGCAGCCCCGTATCGCCAGGCGCATCCCTCCCGGGCCCCGGTGCTCCGGGAGGTCCGGAAGACCCCGTTTGCGCCGACATGACGCCGTTTCCGAACCCTCAAATCGCCGCAAACTTCCGCATTTCCGATCGGTTCGCCGTCGGCATTGCGGTGCTGGGCCCGCACGGGGTCGGCAACGTCTCGTGGCCAGAATCCGTTTCGTATACCAATCAGCTCGGTCTCTCCACGACCCAGCCGGCGCCCAATCGATTCATGCTCGTCGAGCAGGAATCGCTGCTCATCAATCCGACGGTGAGCGTGAGTTACGCCATCAAAGATTGGCTCAGCATTGGCGCCGGATTCATTTGGGGTGTCGCATCGGTCAAATTCGTAAACTTCAGCGAATCCACGTCGCAAGTGGCCAATGACGACTTTGCAGGCAATCAAGAAGTGCGAGCTTCGTTGTCGGCCGTCGACGGATTCATTCCCGGTTTCGTCGTAGGTGTCCTCGCATCACCGCACAAGCGGCTCGATTTGGGCGCGCAAGTGCGCTGGCAAGATGCCGTATCGGCACGGTCCACGGTGCAGCTCGAATCGCTCTATTGGAAATCGGGCGGCACGAAAAACGACGCGCCATGCGCGGGCGTTGCCGCGGATTGCAACATCACCAATCGCGACGATGCTGGCTCCGTCAAGCTCAACGTGCCTTTCACGGCAAGGTTTGGCTTTCGATACCATAGTCCGCAAAAACAAGGCTCGCTCGTCCCGAAAGTCGGGCGCAAGGTTCGAGATACCCTCGTCGATGATCGTTTCGACGTCGAGCTCGATTTCACGTACGCGCACAACAGCGTCGTGGACAACATGGAAGTCCGCTTCGAGCCCGGCATTCGCGTGAATGGCACGCCCGGTTACGTGCCTGAAAACGCCGACATTCCGCATAAATGGAAAAACGTATTCGGCGCGCGACTCGGCGGTGATTACGTCTTCATTCCGGGGTTCTTGGCGGCGCGCGCGGGTGCATGGTTCGAGACCAACGGGCAAGATCCCGAATACCTCAATACCGATTTTCACTTGGGCTACCGCGTGGGCGTCAATGCTGGAGCCACCGTGCGCCTTGGGCGATTCGACGTGTCGCTTGCCTATCAGCACACGTTTTTCGAAACATTCGACAATGGTGGCAATGGGAAGCTCAAAGGTTTGTCCGGTGATGCCACGACGGGGTATCGCACGGTGCACAACATCAACGGCGGAAAATTGACGTCGAGCCTCGATGAAGTGGCGCTCGGCGCAACGTTCCGGTTTTAG